The Zonotrichia leucophrys gambelii isolate GWCS_2022_RI unplaced genomic scaffold, RI_Zleu_2.0 Scaffold_425_43725, whole genome shotgun sequence nucleotide sequence gaTCGTCCTTGGGAGACCACTGAAGGGAAGACCCCCCCCCGTCTAGAATGTCTGGCTCTGAAGGGGAACAGTCGCACGTCACAGGCCCTGagacctgaaagctcagtgttaagctattgttttcacaagtgtgtttgctgtatgctaagaaGGGGGCACTGTGCCCTGTTTGCAACAATAGCAGCTTTGGAAACTGTCCCACCTCttggcctggctggacttctcctgacTTTCAGGTGGTCTCCCATagaagaccctcacctgttttacaaccaccgtgacagacagacggagatgtaagaagcctctccatcaaggattgagacatgaaactcctaaaaggaccctctgctccttccaaggactgggactgaaacctcCAACCTGGGGaaggtgtgtgggggaggcaagctgaACGAAGCAAGATGTTTGCCTGCAAGTTGTGACCACTGGAGCcagaaaacaatggctctcatttactgctgagaacatggactacctgttacatTTGTTCCCTATTGTATCTGTTTCCCCCCCTCACAATTTTCAGTactaaaaacctctgagttagctagagcctttgagatctccccagcaTAGCAGGCGAACCCTCgactggactggaccaaaggacttcaTCTCTGCgttggtagctatatcccctctccttccctctctctctcttctttctctatctttttctctcccttaatccctctattgCATTTTTGCTGtagttatttcaataaaacttcatttgatttgattatcactgcaaacccccttgtacTGTGTTGGtgtttgcactctgagatcattccTACGAACCATCAGGTCATGTGGTCACTATGACAGATCCTGACAGATGGCTTTGCAGAATGGCCAGAATTACTGCATGGTGGTACAGAGTTAATATTGGGGTGCAAGGAAGCAGCATTTTTGAATTTCACTAGACTTAATATGGAATGTTAGGGGAAgaaccaaagaagaaaaagggagggatccaggggggTTGGAGAGAAATAGACATAGGAAAATAGAGAAATTATACAATAAGTGGGATCAGTCATGCTGACAGATGCTGACAAATGCTGATCAGTGTGCTTGTAAGGCCCTGCCTTGCACCTGTACCCTGCACTGTTCCACAGTACCCTGTTTCCTCATTAGACTCAATGTGTATTTTctgactgctctgcagagccactggGATCTGATGGAGTCAGATGAGAAACCGTTTTGCACTCTTGTCTGTGTGTATGAACATGTCAGTATGAACATGTCCAAAGGCCAGATAAACACTGATACATAGGGGGTTGATAAAGGTACCCTTTGTCATGGTATACCATGATAACTTATTCTTTGGGGCTCAGTAATTCAAAGATTTATAGAATGGTAAATAAAGCCTTATGGATAGGCCTTAGGTACCCTTAATcacccattttttcctctaaaactACAAGTGACATCAGGTTAGTTATAATTTTACACAtgaatttcttaaaaaagaagCACCATAAGGCTGCAGGACAAAGTCACTTCCCAGTTGTCCTCTTCAGTTATGTTTCAAGCTTCCAGAAAAATACTTGGATTTAAAAACACATCGATTCTAACTTGGGCCCTTCCTGGAGTCCCATGGTCATGAATTCCAATGCCTAAAATGATCCCTATATATTTTTACCTTTGCATTAGATATTACAAACAAAGAAGCACACCCTTCTATTCAGAAAGGTCagtttcattttaatgaaaaacacagAAGGATAATACAGGAACTAATCATCctatattttcaagaaaaagggATGAGAATTTATGCTTTGGTGATCCGTAACCATCCATGTGGAGAACATTCCAATATACCAAGGAATGAGTCCAAAAGGTACAGGGGAACCCgttcccagagcctgcagggacagaggcatagggcagggacaccgtgggacagcctgggctgcacagggcacagggcacagcagctgcaagacagccctgccagagccaacttgggcagcactttggccatggctgctgggcctgggcctgaggcaggagcaggagacaagtgatccttgcaggcctggggcctcattgcctccttgtccctgctcagcagcctggcaggggccgccccatgctcctgcccttggcattgcacatccccacatgccagtgcccatcctgggaagagccctgagcaaggagggagggacaggatccacctggccaggggctggggctcagacCTTGGTCCTTGGCATTCCTCAaccacatccagctttgctcagcaccagagacacctttgccttgcttgtccccagctgtcatgcagtgttctgctctaactggaacctggggaaaCTTTCTCAGTTGTGCCTCTCTGTGGGAatcattaaaacttcaagaaaccTCAGACTTTCAATTTAAGTTTGAgtttttgagaagttttttgaacactctctcagggactgagtctgatgtaaacaacaccaaatccccaagaggctcattaaagtccttgtgctgtgtctgtgcggctgagctgggctgggcttctggcccagaggcagctccttgcaaaccaagaagagcttcaaaaagATATTTCTCCTGAGGAGAGCTCCTCtaccagcccagcagggctggggcactgcctgcagccaccctgggcacagcacagaggcacagagagcttcaatcagtcagggctggtaaggtgctgagaagtgcctggggcagaatcgctgccagcccttggcataggaacctctggctgcaggacaatgcagctgcagctcctggagccatctcctaaacctggaacatcccaatgcctcCAGACTCTGTGAGTAAAACTCTGAATATTTCTGGTGCAGGGGAGGTGAAATGCTCATGAAGCTTTGACATGCTGAGGAATGCTGGTCAGTCATAAAAGAATTCCAATACAaggatttaattaaaaattagaacATTTCCATTTGTATTCCGTTTCCTAATATTGGAGAATGGCAGGGAGTGGGTGGATTAATATTAAAGATTGGTTATGAATTATTAATTATGAAATTTTACAAGTTTCTGAGACATTGGAACTGTTATCTTTGTGTTTTGTAGATTCACAGGAGATCCCTAATGTACTTTCAGCCACTCTGCTCAtggacagcaccagcagccccttTGCTGGACCCAtcaggctcagtctgagctgtccTTTGTCCCACCTGCAAACAGAACCTGCCCCAGCCAGtgccctgcacacaggcaggGTTCTGCCAGGCTAAGGAGAgtgcacagagatttggggtctgtgagtgctggcagggagagatcaggcacagggaaacacctgcaggacGGAAATATCCAGGAAGCAGAGGGAAGATTGGgcaatgagagaaaacaaaccccagcaatGCTGCGGCAGGGAGAGTTTAGAGATGCCCACAGGATCCCCTCCAGTGCAGTCTCTCCCTCTGAacaagccccctccctcctgtgccccagcccagcctctgccctcagggccgggACTCCAAggcgtgcagcccctcctgtgcaggcagagctgcagcagagctgtggggcagctctgcagccccgggcccagttccctctgcagagcacagggctgggagcagctgcccagccctgggggctctggagggggcacagctggctctgggtGATGCTGTTCCCAGTGCCCggctctgggcaatgctgtcaGGGCAGCCAGGTAAGGACCTGCATCTCCCTCAATCCAATGACATCAGAAGGACACTGGGAAGTCTCTGAGATTTTAGTGCAAGCTGGGAGCTTCAATCAGGGTGCAAACTTGTCCTAGAGCATCTATGAGTAGTAAGATTGATGGGGAGAGGCAGAGATGTTGTGAcagtgaaaatgctgctgggttgGTGAAATGAGCAATGTGAGTCCTTGGCTACAaatgtggagctgggctgtggtggatcCATCTCTTCTCAGCAGTACCTGGTTACATTTTAGGGAAAACATGGGAAGATGATCACTCTCCACCTGAGAAAGGTTAAAGCCCAGAGAAACTCTGAATAGGTCAGAATGAGAGACCATCTCCCCTCACTCTGCTCTCATTATTTTGTCTCAAAGAATTTGCTCTGTTGTCCCTGAGTGAAGAAAAAATCTAGAGGGTTTCTGATATCCAAGAATACCAGGAGACAAATGGGGGAAGCTCAATCAGAAAACCTCAGAACACAGAACCTCTTAAAAATAGAAGCCtgttaattaatatttaaaataatccaTGTGTGTAACAGAGGAGGGTGTATAGGAAATGGTTTGATTTTGGTTACAAATATCTCCTCTAACACTTCACTGTCCATTTCTCCATGAACAGGTCCTCATGGCCATccacagcaaatgtccaacagcagctccatcaggcacttcctcctgctgccattggcagacacgcggcagctgcagctcctgcacttctgcctcttgctgggcatctccctggctgccctcctgggcaacggcctcatcatcagcgccgtagcctgcagccaccacctgcacacgcccatgttcttcttcctgctcaacctggccctcactgacctgggcatgatctgcaccactgtccccaaagccatgcacaattccctctgggacaccagggacatctcctactcaggatgtgctgttcagctgttttgttttgtgtttttcttttcaacagagatttccctcctgaccatcatgtgttacgaccgctatgtgtccatctgcaaacccctgcactacgggaccctcctgggcagcagagcttgtgcccacatggcagcagctgcctgggccagtgcctttctcaatgctctgctgcacacaggcaatacattttccctgcccctgtgccatggcaatgccctgggccagttcttctgtgaaatcccacagatcctcaatctctcctgctccaaatcctacctcagggaacttgggcttctggtgttttccatttctttaggtttttgttgttttgtgttcatggtTTTCTCCTAcgtgcagatcttcagggctgtgcttaggatcccctctgagcagggacggtACAAAGCCTTTTctacctgcctccctcacctggccgtggtcACACTGTTCTTCAGCACTGGCACATTTGCCTACCTGAAACCCTCCTccatctcttccccatccctggatctggccctgtcagttctgtactccgtggtgcctccagccctgaaccccctcattTACAGCCtcaggaaccaggagctcaaggcgGCAGTGTGGACACTAATGAGTGGACCATTTaggaaacattaaactgctaGCCAATTTCTGCGTATCTCTTGAAATAAAAGTAATCTTTGATACTTCTTGTTGGATTGGTTatgatttttattctgttttcattttttaatattctccCTAAAACATagccatttttttctgcaatttccTCTTTTCATTCTCCAAACTTCACTGTGGCCTCACACTGTGTCAATGAGGAGCTGGTCTCGTAGTGGCCTTAACAGAATTTaaggatctcccagcagagttttcacAGGAGATCCCCCTTCTGTTCCcttttctggagcagcagcagcaatgtctgtgtgcagagctgggggcagatcagtgctggcacagcagctgtgcccagcagcagcagaacttggtgttgccagtgctgctgccgtggccctgccctgctgccctggtggccctggtgttgctgtagggcctgagtgctctcggggccgggcacagccctgggggtggcagtgccggggctgcagcagggacaggccatgggcactgctggggcagcgctgacgcctcagcccagggcctgggggctccaggctccttgcccaggctctctcaagaacacggccaggccaatgctcagcacagaaaagccccgtgagcagccccaggctggccgtaggcaggctgggggcaaacagcatggctggggttCTGCAAaggccctggggcagatgggaaggagcagcagagcaggggctgatccatccccagtgcactgcacagcccagggcagcgtcccagagcgtcctcatggagctgccaacaacattCCCCTTCTGCAGATCCGGCctttcccccagctcacacaggtgccccatccttgcaggcacagacacggcagcactgaCTCAGtagcccctgtttgcattgcacagagcagggggagcacccccatgctgttggtgtggggacatgaacctgagggagcacaaatgccatcagcccctggggccagcaagggctgggggacaccagggaaaccactcaggtTTGTcgtggcctctgcagtcagccagaaagtttgttcccatcagctgggagtttcctgtcccactgcagacgctgttgcaactgctccaagggtggttccagagaatcacagaatcagcaaggttggaaaaggccttggagatcatcaagtccaacctttgccctgacactgccttgtctccctgagcctcctcttctccaggataaaaaaccccagctccctcagccgttcctcacaggacttgtgttccagacccctcaccagccttgttgcccttctctggatacgctccagcccctccatggccttcctaaattgggggcccagaactggacacagcactcgaggtgtggcctcaccagtgctgagtgctggggaaggatccctgccctgctcctgctggccacaccattcctgatccaggccaggggCCAgtggccttcttgcccacctgggcacactgctgcctcgtgtccagcctgctgtccatcagtgcccccaggtccctttctgcctggctgctgtccagccactctgtccccagcctgtagcactgcaggggttgttgtggccaaagtgcaggacccagcagtTGGTCTTTCTCagcctcaccttgttggatttgggctctggatccagcctgtccagggcctctgcagagccctcctatcCTCAAGCAGATCCAcgctcacacccagcttggtgtcatctgcaaatttgctaatgCTGGACTCTGtcccctcatgcagatcatcaATGCAGATATtgaaatccacgctggctggaTCTGATCCCtcagccatcctgtgggtgccctgggatggcactcaaggtgatctgttccataaccttgccagGCACCCAGGTCATGCTGACCGGCCTGGAgttgcccagctcctccttccagcccttcttggggatgggcacacattggcacctccagtcctttGGGACCTCCCTGCtaagccagcactgatggtaaatgatggagagcagcttggggagctcatccacagctccctcatcccctggaatggatcccatctgctcccagaaacacctgtgagcatctgagtgggtcagcaggtccccagctgcttcctcctggattacagtggggctgttctgctccctgtgcc carries:
- the LOC135441685 gene encoding olfactory receptor 14J1-like, which codes for HLHTPMFFFLLNLALTDLGMICTTVYSGCAVQLFCFVFFFSTEISLLTIMCYDRYVSICKPLHYGTLLGSRACAHMAAAAWASAFLNALLHTGNTFSLPLCHGNALGQFFCEIPQILNLSCSKSYLRELGLLVFSISLGFCCFVFMVFSYVQIFRAVLRIPSEQGRYKAFSTCLPHLAVVTLFFSTGTFAYLKPSSISSPSLDLALSVLYSVVPPALNPLIYSLRNQELKAAVRVFYGRPPESQEKSSQAERVHLRVIITLTITSTTMIDSATLMHVNADFPKVD